The Desulfovibrio sp. region CCGCAATTATATTTCATACATTTCAGTCTGCTTGAGCTGGAGGAATGGCGTCGCATAAAAATTCCGGTGTTCGCAGACATTGACAGCACTAGACGACCGGTCTAATTATTAAGTCATGAAAGAAAATGCACGGGATAAAATAATCGCAACTGGCGTTGATATGGTTGCCATCTCTGGGTTTAATGCTACCGGAATCGAGTCTATTCTCAAGGCCGCTGGCGTACCCAAGGGATCGTTTTATCACCATTTTGGCTCCAAGGAAAATTTTGGCATCGAGGTTATCAACCTTTTTGCTGAAAGATACGCGCAAAAGCTACGCAGTTTTTTTGACGATCATAACGTTGAGCCGCTTGAACGTATACGCAACTATCTGGAGCACAGCATAGAACACCTGACCCAGGAGAATTTTTCCAAAGGTTGCCTGATTGGCAATCTGGGTCAGGAACTGGCCGACCAGAACGAACGCTTCAGGGACAGGCTGGCCGAAGTTTTTAACGACTGGCTGGCGCTTTTTGCCGATTGCCTGCAGCAGGCGCAGCAGGCTGGCTCGCTCAATCCCCGGCTGGACACCCAGAAGCTGGCAAGTTTCCTGCTTTCAGGCTGGGAGGGAGCAATCCTGCGCGCCAAGGTAATGCGCTCGCCAGAGCCGCTTAAGCAGTTTGTTGGCATACTGTTCACAACAGTTTTAACAGCAGGGTAATTTTTACGCCGCACCACACTATCGCGCGGCAACCCATGCAACACATACACAACGAGAATGACCATGAACGCACAAAAAAACATACTTATGGTTACCACCAGCGCCGATGCCCTTACAAATGGCAGAAAAACAGGCGTGTGGCTTGAAGAAATAGCGGTTCCGTATCTTGCTCTGGCAAAAACCGGTGCCTCCATAACGGTTGCCAGCCCCAAGGGCGGAGCGGTGCCCATTGACCCGCACAGCCTTGACGATACCTCGGTTGCCAAATGGCCTGATATCATGGAACTTCTTAAAAACTCTGCTCCGCTCAGGAATATTCAGGCCGACGGATTTGATGCCATTTTTCTGCCCGGCGGGCACGGCACCATGATGGATTTTGCCACCGATGCAGAGCTCAAGCGCCTTTTGCTCGACTTTACAAAAGCCGACAAGATTATTGCAGCCGTGTGCCACGGCCCTGCTGGCCTGGTGGGCGCAAAGAAGCCCGACGGTACTCCGCTGGTAGCGGGCAAAACCATCACGGCCTTTACTGACGAAGAAGAAATAGCCGTGCAGCTTGAGAAGGTCGTGCCCTTCATGCTTGAAACGACCCTGCGCGCCGAAGGTGCAAACTTTGTTGGCGGCCCCCAGTGGGCTCCGCATGTGGAGGTGGACGGCAACCTCATCACCGGGCAAAACCCTGCCTCCAGCGAGGCCATTGCCCACGCAGTGCTTGAGCACCTGCACTAGATTCTGCAAGCGACAATTGAAAAACCCGGCTCCCCAATTTATGGGCAGTCGGGTTTTTTGTATTCAGGCCCGCCAGCATGCTGGCGAGCCCATGATGTCTCAGGTTACCTTATGTAATGGATGCGCTCGGCCTTGAATCGATCTTGTGGGTCTTTTTCTTCAGCCGGATAGC contains the following coding sequences:
- a CDS encoding TetR/AcrR family transcriptional regulator, encoding MKENARDKIIATGVDMVAISGFNATGIESILKAAGVPKGSFYHHFGSKENFGIEVINLFAERYAQKLRSFFDDHNVEPLERIRNYLEHSIEHLTQENFSKGCLIGNLGQELADQNERFRDRLAEVFNDWLALFADCLQQAQQAGSLNPRLDTQKLASFLLSGWEGAILRAKVMRSPEPLKQFVGILFTTVLTAG
- a CDS encoding type 1 glutamine amidotransferase domain-containing protein, which produces MNAQKNILMVTTSADALTNGRKTGVWLEEIAVPYLALAKTGASITVASPKGGAVPIDPHSLDDTSVAKWPDIMELLKNSAPLRNIQADGFDAIFLPGGHGTMMDFATDAELKRLLLDFTKADKIIAAVCHGPAGLVGAKKPDGTPLVAGKTITAFTDEEEIAVQLEKVVPFMLETTLRAEGANFVGGPQWAPHVEVDGNLITGQNPASSEAIAHAVLEHLH